A genome region from Falco biarmicus isolate bFalBia1 chromosome 11, bFalBia1.pri, whole genome shotgun sequence includes the following:
- the AKNAD1 gene encoding protein AKNAD1, with product MKTQMNSSFSDELGCITDATDEEHDDLPYDGDVGITCKHSKNFYNLNDCTCTKDTSVILNFDSSEGNKNIKGTANYETCPQPEEFCSCHRGATGTMGISVEMPGSEASFKKELPVCSFSKLDGKEYLTHSKMSNVLLRHFSKGELMSTCQLIERETIPETSFTESIDDTVGKPEPSEHVKDPSVHEQWGTNFEEYHLEKHKEVNTHNKNQNFLNKKICVPKKPISYTVMCGCRQENSQLIGEKEDTHISQNTKEESALFKKTVSPCKLKYGQGQGHYCLPDVSKVASEVKVPKRSDNINSVPTIERAKSFPILQSKSVIVKNVLENKNHSVQNRKEISIPELLQQLKQIVQDVTSFNSFPYYFLAANKMLTQHADTQNHTDHLRLNPKILPQSDFPNASTAIYSKDAGTSSEVFTLHAPIQSTHGSESGTAALALPAAGTIEAGCRNPPYLLPELTLGEKMSQVLKDQTDQLLKKVEDFSNHMTQETFLLQDRYLELNQLKKYLDALERNYLTAREQHRNLQLQNYKDKSVNVGEFDPEREVEGEIFRLGMVLEDIQEQSDDSQFNLSSLLTSCESANSSYSPCESSVVSSIADPPGRRGTETAFLHKNKEGGKSQTTDVIPETNQFSLEGNKCNLCLRMLQKRAESTSTRETEPLRKGGLLANKHSSNIMRFLSPEEKHAAEGLASHSWGTSTQKFNADEESMKRNTNIQESKTGTCSLLIQRKPTDLSDTNLSSDSEDTSAYDSYNYSQSKELVNCETKSYKTFNTRLHGDRRGLRCRCHRGSRDQFKLRNYEEAVQSCALCRNKSFGSSSYSQKRISTQKAQKNKQPCEPVNRPSERQNFEAVKTYYSSTYDKVTLSHQYLPSKKSAQRKPAVNIRNASDSNTNILTSTLDHAIQTANSLKKATERMVRVVSEDLAKVKRKQL from the exons ATGAAAACCCAAATGAATAGTTCATTTTCAGATGAATTAGGCTGTATCACAGATGCAACAGATGAGGAACACGACGACTTACCTTATGATGGAGATGTAGGAATAAcctgtaaacacagtaaaaatttCTACAATTTGAATGATTGTACTTGTACAAAAGATAcatctgttattttaaattttgactCTTCTGAAGGtaacaaaaacataaaaggaaCAGCAAATTATGAAACTTGTCCACAGCCTGAAGAATTCTGCAGTTGCCACAGAGGTGCCACAGGAACAATGGGAATTTCAGTTGAAATGCCTGGAAGTGAAGCTTCCTTTAAGAAGGAATTACCTGTTTGTAGTTTTAGTAAACTAGATGGCAAAGAATATCTAACTCACTCAAAAATGTCCAATGTCCTTTTGCGTCATTTTTCTAAGGGTGAGTTAATGAGCACATGCCAGTTAATCGAACGTGAGACAATACCAGAGACATCCTTTACTGAAAGTATTGATGACACTGTGGGCAAACCTGAGCCTTCAGAACACGTCAAAGACCCTTCGGTGCACGAACAATGGGGAACTAACTTTGAAGAGTATCACTTAGAAAAACACAAGGAAGTAAACACccataataaaaatcaaaattttctaaacaaaaagaTATGTGTTCCTAAGAAACCCATTTCTTACACTGTTATGTGTGGCTGCAGACAAGAAAATTCACAACTGATTGGCGAAAAAGAAGATACACACATCTCGCAAAACACGAAAGAAGAGAGCGCCCtgtttaagaaaacagtttcacCTTGCAAGCTCAAATATGGCCAAGGTCAAGGTCACTACTGCCTTCCTGATGTCTCCAAAGTTGCTTCAGAAGTTAAAGTACCAAAAAGAAGTGACAACATTAACTCAGTTCCTACCATTGAAAGAGCAAAATCCTTCCCTATTTTGCAAAGTAAATCAGTAATTGTGAAAAACGTTCTAGAAAATAAGAACCATTCtgtacagaacagaaaagaaataagcatTCCAGAACTGCTGCAACAGCTAAAG CAAATTGTTCAAGATGTAACAAGTTTTAATAGTTTTCCCTACTATTTCCTGGCTGCAAACAAGATGCTGACACAGCATGCTGACACCCAGAATCACACTGACCACCTGAGATTGAATCCCAAG ATACTTCCTCAGTCAGATTTTCCAAATGCCAGCACTGCCATTTACTCAAAAGACGCTGGGACATCCTCTGAAGTCTTTACGTTACATGCTCCTATACAATCTACACATG GATCAGAGTCTGGAACAGCAGCATTGGCATTACCAGCAGCTGGTACAATAGAAGCAGGCTGTCGAAATCCTCCTTATTTACTGCCAGAACTAACACTAGGAGAAAAGATGTCTCAAGTACTAAAGGATCAGACAGATCAACTGCTAAAAAAA GTGGAAGACTTTTCTAACCATATGACCCAAGAGACATTCCTTTTACAAGACCGCTATCTG GAATTAAATCAATTGAAAAAATACCTTGATGCCTTGGAAAGGAATTACTTAACAGCTAGAGAACAGCATCGTAACTTACAGCTGCAGAACTACAAGGACAAGTCTGTCAACGTTGGAGAGTTTGATCCTGAAAG AGAAGTGGAAGGGGAAATATTCAGACTTGGCATGGTGCTCGAAGACATCCAGGAACAAAGTGATGACAGCCAATTCAACTTGTCATCTTTGCTTACTTCCTGCGAATCTGCCAATTCATCGTACTCTCCTTGTGAG AGCTCGGTAGTTTCAAGCATTGCTGACCCTCCAGGAAGAAGAGGTactgaaactgcatttcttcacAAGAacaaggagggaggaaaaagtcAGACAACTGATGTAATCCCAGAGACAAATCAATTTTCTTTAGAAGGCAACAAGTGCAATCTTTGTCTTCGCAT GTTACAAAAGAGAGCTGAATCAACCTCCACAAGAGAAACAGAGCCTCTGAGAAAAGGAGGTCTGCTAGCAAACAAGCATTCTTCCAACATAATG AGATTCCTTTCACCTGAGGAAAAACACGCTGCTGAAGGTCTTGCATCCCATAGTTGGGGTACATCAACTCAAAAATTTAATGCTGATGAAGAAAGTATGAAAAG aaatacaaacatccAGGAAAGCAAAACTGGAACATGTTCACTCCTCATTCAGAGAAAACCAACTGATTTATCAGATACCAACCTGA GCAGCGATTCAGAAGACACCTCAGCCTACGATTCTTATAACTATTCACAGAGCAAGGAACTTGTGAACTGCGAGACTAAAAGTTACAAAACATTCAATACAAGACTACATGGAGACAGAAGAG GACTTAGGTGCAGATGCCATAGAGGAAGCAGAGATCAATTTAAACTCAGGAATTACGAAGAGGCTGTTCAGTCTTGTGCcttatgcagaaataaaagttttggTTCATCCT CTTATTCACAAAAAAGAATCTCCACTcaaaaagctcagaaaaataAGCAGCCATGCGAACCTGTAAACAGACCTTCTGAAAG GCAAAACTTTGAAGCTGTCAAAACCTACTATTCAAGCACATACGATAAAGTTACCCTTTCACACCAATACTTACCCAGCAAGAAGTCTGCCCAAAGGAAACCCGCAGTCAACATCAGAAACGCCAGTGACTCCAATACAAAT ATTTTAACTTCTACTCTGGATCATGCCATACAGACAGCAAACAGTTTGAAGAAAGCTACAGAACGAATGGTACGAGTAGTTTCAGAAGATCTAGctaaagttaaaagaaaacagctttaa
- the STXBP3 gene encoding syntaxin-binding protein 3 produces the protein MAPAVRGLKRLVWQKLKSSVFDDCRKEEEWKIILLDDYTTKLLSQCCKMTDLLAEGITVVENVYKTREPVPHMKAIYLITPTKKSVDGLIDDFITKSSSRYKAAYVYFTDFCPDHLFNKIKSSCAKSIRRCKEINISFFPCESQVFTLNVPDAFYRCYSPALEKTKDKDAVMQVMAEQIVTLCATLDENPGVRYKRGPSDKASKLAQLVEENLENYYKTDEKSQIKAKTHSQLIIIDRGFDPVSTVLHELTFQAMAYDLLPIENDTYKYKTEGLAGKEREAILEEDDELWVKIRHKHIADVIEEIPKLLKEVSSKRKATEGKLSISALAQLMKKMPHYRKEISRQVVHLNIAEDCMSKFKSNIERLCKTEQDLALGTDAEGQKVKDPMRVLLPVLLNKSHESYDKIRAILLYIFSTNGTTQENLDKLIQNVQIESDSDMIRNWKYLDVPVISSSAAQQHKHPRRDRSSEETFQLSRWTPVIKDVMEDAIENKLDSKDWPYCSRCPPTWNGSGAVSARQKPKASYQDERKSSARLIIFVIGGITYSEMRSAYEVSQVYKSCEVVIGSTHILTPKKLLDEVKSLSKPKDMACIKDE, from the exons ATGGCGCCGGCGGTGCGGGGGCTGAAGAGGCTGGTGTGGCAGA AGCTAAAATCATCAGTATTTGATGACtgcaggaaagaggaagaatggAAG ATAATTCTTCTAGATGATTACACTACTAAATTATTGTCACAGTGCTGCAAAATGACTGATCTACTGGCAGAAGGTATCACAG TGGTGGAGAACGTATATAAAACCCGTGAGCCTGTTCCACACATGAAAGCAATATATTTAATAACTCCCACCAAAAAG TCTGTGGATGGACTTATTGATGACTTCATCACCAAATCATCCAGCAGATACAAAGCAGCATATGTGTATTTCACTGACT tttGCCCTGACCACCTCTTCAATAAAATTAAGTCTTCCTGTGCAAAGTCAATCAGGAGATGCAAGGAGATTAACATATCCTTCTTCCCATGTGAGTCTCAG GTATTTACTCTCAATGTCCCAGATGCATTCTACCGCTGTTACAGTCCAGCTCTAGAAAAGACAAAGGATAAAGATGCTGTAATGCAAGTAATGGCTGAACAAATTGTTACCTTATGTGCCACACTAGATGAGAATCCAGGTGTGCGATATAAAAG AGGACCATCTGATAAAGCCAGCAAACTTGCACAGCTTGTTGAAGAAAATCTTGAGAACTACTACAAAACTGATGAGAAAAGCCAAATAAAG GCTAAAACCCACTCGCAACTAATAATAATTGATCGTGGCTTTGACCCGGTATCAACTGTACTTCATGAACTCACCTTCCAGGCAATGGCATATGATCTGCTACCAATTGAAAATGATACTTACAa ATACAAAACAGAAGGACTTGCTGGGAAGGAACGGGAGGCAATTCTGGAGGAAGATGACGAGCTCTGGGTGAAGATTCGGCACAAGCATATTGCAGATGTGATAGA GGAAATACCAAAACTTTTGAAAGAAGTttcatcaaaaagaaaagcaacagaaggaaaa TTATCGATATCTGCTCTGGCCCAGTTAATGAAAAAGATGCCGCACTATCGTAAAGAGATTAGTAGG CAAGTTGTTCATCTTAACATAGCAGAAGATTGCATGAGCAAGTTCAAATCTAACATAGAAAGGCTCTGTAAGACTGAACag gACTTGGCTCTTGGAACTGATGCAGAAGGTCAAAAAGTGAAAGATCCAATGAGAGTCCTCCTTCCAGTTCTGCTCAACAAAAGTCATGAGAGCTATGACAAAATTAGAGCTATTCTCCTCTATATCTTTAGCACAAATG GAACTACCCAGGAGAACTTGGACAAGCTGATCCAGAATGTACAGATAGAAAGTGATAGTGATATGATAAGAAATTGGAAATATCTTGATGTCCCTGTTATCTCTTCA tctgctgctcagcagcataAACACCCAAGAAGGGATCGTTCTTCAGAAGAAACTTTTCAGCTTTCTAGGTGGACGCCTGTTATCAAAGATGTTATGGAG GATGCTATAGAAAACAAACTAGATTCAAAAGACTGGCCTTATTGTTCCCGGTGTCCTCCTACCTGGAATGGTTCGGGAGCAGTAAG TGCCCGCCAGAAACCTAAAGCGAGTTATCAAGATGAGCGAAAGAGTAGTGCAAGGCTGATTATATTTGTGATTGGAGGAATTACATATTCTGAGATGCGCAGTGCTTATGAAGTTTCTCAAGTCTACAAGTCCTGTGAAGTTGTTATAG GTTCTACTCATATTTTGACACCTAAAAAACTACTGGATGAAGTGAAGAGCCTTAGTAAACCGAAGGATATGGCCTGCATTAAGGATGAATAG